The genome window acttgctgaacttagcatagagttgattatctcgtagcttctgtagcaccaacctcagatgttcctcgtgatcactatcactctgagaataaataagaatatcgtcgatgaataccatgacgaatctgtccaaatactccataaacaccttattcatcaaatccataaaataggctggtgcaatagttagtccaaatgacataactgtgaactcatataaaccatatcaggTCGATAAAATCgatcttaggaatatccgatggcctaatcttcatttgatggtaacccgatcggagatcaatcttcgaaaatactcttgcacctctcatttgatcaaataaatcctcaatacggggcaacggatacttgttcttcactgtaacatcattaagagatctataatccacacacatccgctgcgatccatccttcttctgtacaaacagaaccggtgctccccaaggtgaggaactcggacgaatgtacccagcctcttgtaactcagttaactgcttcttaagttccttcaactcctctacggacatcctatatggccgtttagaaataggggcggttccaggtaagaggtcaataacaaactcaacttctctatcaggtggcatccctggtaactcctctggaaagacatccggaaaatttctaaccacccggatgttgacaccaacaaacttctcatctactaagaatgccgctagtctggtggcggtagttactgcaacttcaacttcaaatctttgtcctttggaactggtgagttctatggttcctttagcacagtgtatatactgcttttgcctttcttaaccatgacataccaaggatcgcatctatagtgctctcttctaacactataggggtagctcatctgggttagaaacacagggtaagaaaggaagaattgtagacaaggcgagtaattacgagaaatgttactacggaggatttattagctaagtaggttagtgtgttatccactaaagctaatacattaccttatggtggtacatgctaagatgcccgactataatgtttcaatcaatcaaagaagcaaatcaagcattaatcatcagaacaatcaaccaacatttttaataaagaaaataattttaatttcgtcttaggtttcCTATCTCAAAAAAAAttcatagttgtaggattccaaggtgtgaaatccatcttgtcttagagtagagaggtaagaatgatcagagtagaatagcaaaaggtgagacaagaccaagatgaggtaagtatagaatgaatcagagtaaggtaagtaagagagggtttgtccatttctatctaggtctcgtcctacagtcaacatttcctctgataccacttctgtaacacccggttttaaagaaacaaagccaggtgcatctcatacatgcgccaagaagacaacatatataataacagagtgtatagagataaatgtcataaaacatcagagaatttattacatagcggaagacttattacaaaataacataataaagataaaacgaactaaggatcgtcggcgccaatgtcgactgggatacgccacctagatcagatcgaactcctcagttttCGGGGCGCCGAACTCGGACTTCATGCGCGGCGGGTGCAACGGCCATGCCGACCTCCCCGGCAATGTCGCGAGGTGGGTAACATGGAAGAGGAGGCTGCCAGGCCGGGTCCACACGCCAGAAACCGGTAGCTTGAACGAGTCCGCGCGGAGGTGATGCGGCTGAGTGGCTGATTGAGTGGGCCCGCGTGATAACGACTCAACGAGTGTGCGACGCGGATGTGCGATACGCAGCTGCCAGTGGCCCCCCCCCCGATGTCAGCCCGAGCGCGCGTGAGAGCTTGTGACTGACCGGTGGGCCCCATCTGTCGGCGCAAAGAAATAGAAGCTGGGCTGCGCGGGTTGTAATTCGGAGTTGGGCCGAATTGTGGCGCCAAGGCCCAGGTgggttcttttcctttttctatttattcttttcttgttttcttttgttcttaactattttgaattcaaatttgaattttgaatacaAATTTCAACATTGTGTCAAGTGTACAAATTCAAGCTTTGAGTGGATGaccaatatatttttatttacttatttttatcccCAAAATTCTTatgttcttctcttttttctagaTTCTacaatttcttttaggatttaattttccctttttggtctttaatattttcttgttacaaaatgcacaccacaaataaaatattcagcatgatgcaaggatttagtagcatatctttttattaattgttcttggacatggtgttcacatgtgatgatgcacacaggttaaacccacataaggagaaatcgttttctctattggtattcttTCTAGcagattacaaagtgggtgttacagaggtacgccacgtcattcgacttcgcatccttttccttttcctctttctctcttacaacagggaccgggaaaggggggtaccccgaaaaggactcttcttcgtgaaggaaacaggctccgagcctccctactgatcagaggttcgaaggccggcccctcggaggggttcaacggccgcctcagatcgattgggttctgcgcccactactggtcagaggttcgatggctggcccctcgaagggttcaacggccgcctcaggccactcgggctccgcgcccattactgatcaggggttcgtaggctggccctcgaagggttcacagtcgcctcagacacagagcgagggatgaccctgggtacgttcgatacataaccaaggctcgggctacgctctcgaggtaccctaggacatttccgagaccagcgggagcgatcttgtaacggaatcccatcagagggaggcatcgagcactcggaccccgtcaaaggggaccgggtccggcagatcacccgcaagtacttttggagcgcgcctccgggcctctagccaacccctagcaaatggggcacgggcgtccgctcggattacccgccagcagctcaccggaaacaccatgttcggcgccccccaagggcaacatggcgctttccccccctcctccttgcggaaaggcgacgcaggggcgtatgtaaaaaagacgagtctgtccttgaccgtcctctcgccctgtgcagaggctcgggggctgctctcgcaaacccggctccggccaaaccgttgacagcgtcaacataccagcccgagaacttgggacccgaccgcgcactcgggctacggccagctcgcatgagggaacaactagaccagccgaagtgttgcgaaacgcactaagacctcgaaggagtaaaactactcctccgaggcctcgggggctacacccagcaggtgcgctcgcgcgcacccaccggaacagaatgcaaccgaaaaaggctggtccccttgcaaaaaagtgcggcaaaagcctccaagcgagtattagtactcccttggaggctcggggctactgtcggggaccataattaggggtaccctcaagacccctaaatctcagctggtaacccccatcagcacaaagctgcaaaggcctggtgggtgcgattaaatcaaggatcggtccattcaagggacacgatcgtgcctcgcgcgagcctagcctcgggcaagggaagccgaccccggagaacctacgtctcgcccgaggacccccccctccagcaacgggcacactgtcagctcgcccgaggcctagtcttcaccgagaagcaaccttggccacatcgccacgccgaccgaccaaatcgcaggggcatttaatgcaaaggtggcctgacacctttatcctgacgcatgcccaccagtcgacagagccgaagtgaccgcagtcacttcgccgctctgatgaccggtctgacaagaggacagcgccgcctgcgccgctccgactgctgagccacccgacagagtgaggctgacagcagccaaggccggcctcgggcgtcataggaaactccgcctcgcccgacccagggctcagactcgggctcagccccggaagacggcgaactccgctccgcccgacccagggctcggactcgggctcagccccggaagatggcgaactccgctccgcccgacccagggctcggactcgggcttagccccggaagacggcgaactccgctccgcccgacccagggctcggactcgggctcagccccggaagacagcgaactctgctccgcccgacccagggctcggactcgggcttagccccggaagacggcgaactccgcttcgcccgacccagggcttggattcgggctcagccccggaagacggcgaactccgctccgcccgacccagggctcggactcgggctcagcaccggaagacggcaaactccgcctcgcccgaccccagggctcggacatgggctcagccccggaagacgacgaactccgcctcgcccgacccaggggctcgacctcgacctcggaggagcctccacctcgcccagcctagggcatggaccgaccacgtcaacaggaagcgccatcattaccctaccccgagctgactcgggctacggggaaccagaccggcgtcccatctggctcgctccaccatgcgagtaatgatggcgccccgcatgccctgtgacgacggcggctctcagtccccttacgaaagcaagaggacgtcagcaaggactcgacagccccaacagttgtcctcccgccaggctccagcactcctccgacagccacaacaacacgcgaactgggtgccaagacctctccggctgccacgatggcatgtacttagggcgctagctctccaccgctagacacgttagcacactgctacactccccattgtacatctggatcctctccttacgcctataaaagggaggaccagggccctcttacagaaggttggttggcccgcgcggagaaggacgggacgacgctcgcgcaaggccgctcgctcccactcccgcgtggacgcttgtatccccctactgcaacgcacccgactcaggcgcggggctaacacgaaggccgcgggatccactctctcacgcctgcctccctccggctgcttccttccccccctttgtgttccgcctcgcgtcgacccatctgggctggggcacgcggcgacgattcactcgtcggtccagggaccccccgggtttcgaaacaccaacagtctcgtagtagaccaccttcttcattttcttcttcttgtcacccctccgatgtgacttgatggaggaagaggattcctccttatacttgttgctagactcccttgagagagtcttcCCCGAGCCCGCGGGCTTATCGTCGGTCATGATttccctcttggcatgatctctagacatcacttcgagttggttagactcttactGAAGCACTgctttaataccaattgaaagtcgcctagagggggtgaacaagccaaacctaaaatttataaacttaaatacATACTAAGGccgagggttagcgttagaatgaaaTCCGAGTtcgaaagattgtttctcttgctaagagttgctcaaagaaTGCGGATGACGTattggagcaaactcaaatcaatactagcaaggaaatgttagagagatgaaagagggcaaacaaatcaagcgagaataAAAGCGAGtacacacggtgatttgttttaccgaggttcggttccaagaaccttatccctgttgaggaggccacaaaggccgggtctatttcaaccctttccctctctcaaacggtcacttagaccgagtgagccttcttcttaatcaaacgggtcactaagaccccgcaaggaccaccacacacttggtgtctcttgcttagttttacaagcacttagaaagagaatgaggaaggaaggaaggcaatccaagcgacaagagcaataaAAGAACACAAACGTCATCTCACAACCCCTTAAGCACTAGCGTTGATTTTGGgaactttgagtggattgattgctttgattgtgtcttggagtgttggactttgctcttgcaatgaatgatatTTCAAATGGCTTGAATcactttgaatgaggtggttgggggtattgatagcccccaaccacttcctagccgttggcaaaggctattggcgatgggtgcaccggacagtccggtggcgtaccggacaaccactgttcactgtccggtgcgcgccacgtcagcgcgtccgttagggtttggagtagTTGACCGTTGGAACGccttgtcgtcttgctgcaccggacagtccggtgccacaccggacagtctggtgacatctaacttctgcgctctgacttaTGTGTGGCACTGTTCACCACTGTAGACtctgcgcagtcgaccgttggtgcgcAGAGAGTCGTTGCtcagctggctcaccggacagtccggtgaattataacagaGCGCGCCTCTGAATTTCCGAGAGTGACTTGTTCGAAGGACgcctggcctggtgcaccggacagtgtctggtgcgccaaaaaTCAGCACATTCTAAGTTTTGCTCCAATTTTTGATTGTGTCCCTGActaaatttctttcttggtttgcgttgaaccttatgcacctgagataaataatatctagacaaactagttagtccatatggtttatGTTGTACGTCAACCACTaaaatcaattataggaaatggttaaccataTTTCTCTTTTAGGACTTATATAACAGAAATAGTGtaacaaataaaaaaatataaaacaagCTTTAGAGGAGGGTGGGTGGAGCAATAATAGAAAATGAGAGAGATGACCATTCATATTAGTAGTAGAGCAGTAAGTGATTGAATGATTTGAATCGGATCTTTTTCTTCTCCTATGTTCCACTGTCTATCTatgtatatataataataataaaaaaataaataatcATACCGTATATGTCATGTCATATCCGCTGGAGTAGTAGTTTGACAGGTTAAAGAACACACAGAACGGCAGTTTTCTTCTGCTGCTTCGTGTTGTGGCGTCGCGTATGTTCTCGTCTATACCCCACAGCCGGCCACCCCCCGCAGCCAGGCAAGTGACCGTTGCATCCTCTTCCCCTTCCCCTTCCAGAGCCCTCTTCTATGGAGGAGTAAATTCATCCGTCCATCCACCGACCCAGAGCCCTCGATCCCCTAAAAAAAACCCAGAGCCCTCCATTCCACAGCCATCCTCCCCTCTGCAGTGCACTGCTGCTTGACCAAGCAACAACAAGAAGCTACCAGCGCGCTACCTGCAGATTGCAGCACACGCAAGTGAGAGGGCAGGCAACTCCCCGGACGCAAGGTGAGACACCGCTTGCTTGCTtcctcccccctcccctctcctctctattACTCTCCCTCATTTGATGGTGATGCGTCCGTCCGTTCAGCTTCGCAAATCCTCTCAGCCCTTGCGGTGCCCGGTACGGTACGGCACGtctgttctctctctctctccctccccccacTAGATCCACTTCAAACTTGGTTGTTGGTTTTCCATCGGATTAACTGATGAATCTATGGGCATACCCACAGATCGCTCAACTGTATGTATAACTAAAAGTTCCTGATTTTGTTCCTCTTCTCTAGTGCACCAGCTAACTTGCCGCTCCATCTCATGAATCGATGCATGCGAAGGAAGATGCCTACGATTCGCATCAAATTCGCCGTCCTCCTTTTCTTCCGTGTCCACTTTTCACGATTCTTAGTACTTCTTGAGTCACGCCCTCTTCTACGGAGAAGTTGGGGTTTGTTCAAAACAATTTTTTTTGCATTCCACTTCCACGACGCGTTTGATAGAGCACAGTTTCTTTCATTTTCTTTTCTACATTTACTACTGATTATAGTTGTACATATATATGGAATGGAATGTATAACAATGAGTAATCCCATAAGTGTGCTATGCCGGCAAGGCAATGGCAAGCACATCTTTCCCTTTGCTCAAAGACTGCGACGCCTTGGGATGCACGGAGTATGGATGGGATGGGGTAAAGCCACCAGCTTTCGAGACCATTCACATGCTTCGTTCCACTCCATCCATTCGGCAACGCCACCAGGCCTCTCACTTCCGTTATCTGTTCCTTTCCATGAGCTGCCATCCATACATTGATAATTGATTGCTGTGTGTGTCACCTTCTTTCTCCTCTGTGGCACTCAAACACCGCGTTAAGCTGTCAATGTCGTGCACCACCTTCTATATGTTACTGATGCATAACGCCACATAATCGGGTATGGTGCCACATGCTCCCAATTTGGCATAACTGCCGTACCCATGACCTTAACTAATTCTGGGCACCTAATCAACAAACAAATTCAATTTTCTCACAACGCTGCTTCTTCTGGGGGTCATCATGTTTTTTTTTTCAGGCCATATGGTCCGTGCCATCCTTACTTCGTACACTTGTTTTTGTGGGCGCAGGAGTTAGAGGGCAAGCATGGCTTCCCTTGGTGACATAGGCCTCGCCGCGGGTCTCAACGTATTGACCGCCGTTGCCTTCTTGCTCGCATTTGCATTCCTTCGGCTGCAGCCAATCAACGACAGGGTCTACTTTCCTAAATGGTACCTCAGGGGAATGAGAGACAATCCAATCGTATCTGGTGCAGCTGTGCAAAAGTTTGTTAACTTAGACGCCAGATCCTACTTGAAGTTTTTAAACTGGATGCCAGCTGCTCTCAAGATGCCCCAGGATGAGCTCATTAACCATGCAGGCCTTGATTCTGTGGTCTACCTACGGATATACGTAACAGGGTATGTTATGTCTTTTCTATGTTTTGGTTATACTGTTATCTCCTGCTGTTCATCTCATTCAATCTTTTAATATTTTCCATCGCTGTTTTCCCAGTCTTCCGATGTCTATGCACTAATTGAATTCTTATTAATTGCTGCAGGCTCAAGATATTTGTTCCAATTACAGTTCTGGCTTTTCTTGTACTGGTCCCAGTCAATTGGACCAATGACACCCTAGGACGCATCAACGTAGTCTACAGTCCTATTGACAAACTTTCGATATCTAATGTACCTAATGGGTCGAAGAGGTGTGCAACAGATCATAATCTAACTGTTTCCAACTCTGTAATCACACTTTCTACTTTTCTAGGGTCTACACCTTGCTTAAAAGGAAGAGGTGTGGCCACATATTTAATACTCTCCATGTTTTGTTCAGGTTTATAGCTCACTTGGGCATGGCTTATGCCATCACATTTTGGACCTGTTATGTACTGTTGAAGGAGTATGAAATTATTTCTAACATGAGGCTGCGCTTTCTAGCTTCAGAGAAACGCCGACCAGATCAGTTCACTGTATGTTCTTTTGCTACTCTGTTCCTGTTTATTATAGTGTTTATTTTGTGTTGCATATCACATTGAATAGTTGAAAAAGTAGATATGCCCTGGTAATTTCACCAACTCTGCATTAACTTTTTTCATTCTCAGAAGTTGGGCAACGAACCAAATCCGTGTTCAGATCCATCTATTACTTGGCTAAGTTTTCGATTTTATGGGGTGTACAAATAAATATGAACTTCTGGAGAGGTTTCATCCATGTTCTAGATGAATTGCATCTGAGCCTTGTGGCTGCAAATCCAACATGTTTCTTTAGATCCTTTTCTGGAAATCAGAATATCTTCATATCAGGACTAACTTTACATAGCTGTCATGATAAGTTGATGCACCTTTAGTTCGCAAATTCTAAGTTACTAATTTGCCAATGTGTTTTAGGTCCTTGTGCGGAATATACCACCAGATCCTGATGAATCAATCAGTGAGCTTGTGGAACATTTCTTCCTTGTCAATCATCCTGATCATTATCTACAACACCAGGTACTTCTACTAAACTGCGGATAACCATCTCAGATGGTTAATACTCTCTGTGTTGCTATGCTTTTGCTCTTTATAATGCAGTTGATCTTTATTAGATATTCTTGTCTTTAGTCTTGCAAATAACAAATGATTTTAAAAATATAACTCTTTTACTAGCATAATTAAGATGCAATTGCTTCTATTAGAACTGTTGTTTCTTTGCTACTTCCACATTTCACGTATCTCCTTTTTGTCCTAGAGTAGTAGTCGACTCTTCTTGGATTTCACATTGTTCTACAATAGGGAAAGAAAATAAATGTTCCTTGTTGCTATTTAGGTGGTTTACAACGCAAATAAACTTGCTGATCTggttgaaaagaagaagaagatgcgAAATTGGCTTGACTATTACCTACTAAAGTATGAGCGAAATTCATCATTGAGGCCTACCACAAAGGTTTGTCGGCAAGAATAATTAGATAGCTACTTTGTTTTTTATGTAGATTTTGGTTTGTGCATCTGTAAACTGGAGTACTGTATCAGTATCTTTTGTTTTAAATCCTTGTGCTTCCCCTGAGCTTTGTTGCAGACTGGCTTTCTTGGATGTTTTGGTTCCAAGGTGGATGCTATTGACTATTACAAATCAGAGATCGAGAAAATCGGGAAACAGGTAAGTCGTAGCTTTTGTACAACTAGATTGGTAGCTGTTGCATCTATGATTTAGTGTATACTTTACATAATGCTTATTTTGATAGGGCTGATATTGTGTTTCCAAATTTGCATTAGCGTTTGCTTACAGCTAACATGCATATTAACTTTAAATTAATGCTTTGCAATACACAGGAAGCTGAAGAGCGTAAGAATGTCATGAAGGATCCAAAATCAGTTGTGCCGGCAGCCTTTGTCTCATTTCGCTCCCGATGGGGTGCAGCAGTCTGTGCTCAGACCCAGCAAACAAGCAATCCAACACTCTGGTTGACAGAATGGGCTCCGGAACCTCGTGATGTTTATTGGAATAATCTGTCCATCCCATTTGTGTCCCTTACAATTAGGAGATTGATAGTTGCTGTGGCATTCTTCTTCCTTAACTTCTTTTACGTCATCCCAATAACATTCGTACAGTCTCTTGCAAACCTTGAAGGAATAGAGAAGGCACTTCCATTTCTAAAACCCTTGATTGACTTGTAAGTCTACATCCATATGTTGATACTTTATGTCATTTCTTTGATTTCTTAGCATAGCTTATGGTAGTATTTTGAATGTCCTTTTGGTGACATGCCCTGATTTCTGCTTGTAAACTGTTATGCAGGCCATTCATTAAATCATTCATCCAAGGGTTTCTTCCTGGAATTGCTTTGAAGATCTTCCTTATAGTGCTTCCAACTATACTGATGTTTATGTCTAAATTTGAAGGACTGATATCGCAGTCAT of Zea mays cultivar B73 chromosome 8, Zm-B73-REFERENCE-NAM-5.0, whole genome shotgun sequence contains these proteins:
- the LOC100281102 gene encoding calcium permeable stress-gated cation channel 1 isoform X1 → MASLGDIGLAAGLNVLTAVAFLLAFAFLRLQPINDRVYFPKWYLRGMRDNPIVSGAAVQKFVNLDARSYLKFLNWMPAALKMPQDELINHAGLDSVVYLRIYVTGLKIFVPITVLAFLVLVPVNWTNDTLGRINVVYSPIDKLSISNVPNGSKRFIAHLGMAYAITFWTCYVLLKEYEIISNMRLRFLASEKRRPDQFTVLVRNIPPDPDESISELVEHFFLVNHPDHYLQHQVVYNANKLADLVEKKKKMRNWLDYYLLKYERNSSLRPTTKTGFLGCFGSKVDAIDYYKSEIEKIGKQEAEERKNVMKDPKSVVPAAFVSFRSRWGAAVCAQTQQTSNPTLWLTEWAPEPRDVYWNNLSIPFVSLTIRRLIVAVAFFFLNFFYVIPITFVQSLANLEGIEKALPFLKPLIDLPFIKSFIQGFLPGIALKIFLIVLPTILMFMSKFEGLISQSSLERRSASKYYIFLFFNVFLGSVIAGSALEQLKTYLHTSANDIPRIIGDSIPMKATFFITYVMVDGWTGIAGEILRLKPLIFFHLKNFFLVKTEKDREEAMDPGSICFDSTEPRIQLYFLLGLVYAAVTPFLLPFILVFFGFAYVVFRHQIINVYNQQYESAAQFWPSVHGRIITALIVSQLLLLGLMSTNDFEQTTPVLLVLPVLTFGFYKYCKNRFEPAFVRNPLQEAMKKDTLERAREPNLDLKAYLANSYLHPVFKGDEGDDRYSVMDDDGWMEEEVIVPTKRHSRRTTPAQSKHEGSDSLSVLESSLQR
- the LOC100281102 gene encoding Calcium permeable stress-gated cation channel 1 (The RefSeq protein has 2 substitutions compared to this genomic sequence) encodes the protein MASLGDIGLAAGLNVLTAVAFLLAFAFLRLQPINDRVYFPKWYLRGMRDNPIVSGAAVQKFVNLDARSYLKFLNWMPAALKMPQDELINHAGLDSVVYLRIYVTGLKIFVPITVLAFLVLVPVNWTNDTLGRINVVYSPIDKLSISNVPNGSKRFIAHLGMAYAITFWTCYVLLKEYEIISNMRLRFLASEKRRPDQFTVLVRNIPPDPDESISELVEHFFLVNHPDHYLQHQVVYNANKLADLVEKKKKMRNWLDYYLLKYERNSSLRPTTKTGFLGCFGSKVDAIDYYKSEIEKIGKQEAEERKNVMKDPKSVVPAAFVSFRSRWGAAVCAQTQQTSNPTLWLTEWAPEPRDVYWNNLSIPFVSLTIRRLIVAVAFFFLKLFYVIPITFVQSLANLEGIEKALPFLKPLIDLPFIKSFIQGFLPGIALKIFLIVLPTILMFMSKFEGLISQSSLERRSASKYYIFLFFNVFLGSVIAGSALEQLKTYLHTSANDIPRIIGDSIPMKATFFITYVMVDGWTGIAGEILRLKPLIFFHLKNFFLVKTEKDREEAMDPGSICFDSTEPRIQLYFLLGLVYAAVTPFLLPFILVFFGFAYVVFRHQIINVYNQQYESAAQFWPSVHGRIITALIVSQLLLLGLMSTNDFEQTTPVLLVLPVLTFGFYKYCKNRFEPAFVRNPLQEAMKKDTLERAREPNLDLKAYLANSYLHPVFKGDEGDDRYSVMDDDGWMEEEVIVPTKRHSRRTTPAQSKHEGSDSLSVLESSLQR